One window of the Vigna radiata var. radiata cultivar VC1973A chromosome 1, Vradiata_ver6, whole genome shotgun sequence genome contains the following:
- the LOC106774323 gene encoding uncharacterized protein At3g49140, giving the protein MMIIEPPIAVRFHAGAAAPLHNNRSMWSADDVNGVRYVASGRLACSCGFDVPRVRSKVYTGTPFTRRNKLVKSRIRASSENLGSAQDPIKKNEKSSYHPFEELAVSSSENTEDATLSAAETSRTIIEVNSKATLMFSSLISDEFHENIIWPDLPYLTDEHGNIYFQVKNGEDVLQSLTTENNFVQVIVGINSMEMISEMDLSGPSEIDFGIEEIDEEDSEGFDDSDEEDEDEDENENEDYDSEWVAAFSDDDEQDDDETLADWAKLETMQSSHPMYFAKKLAEIASDDPVDWMEQPPACVAIQGVIRAAFVEEHSTIQKHLSAGQSSDTDISKSIESKGENIGVINGHVLNSGSSGDDASQQVENNENSIVPISEAPFYKLEMIKIQVFSAQGQPTVLEVEDYMKAQPDVIAHSASKIISRLKADGEKTLQALKSLCWRCKGIQVEEAQLICVDSLGFDVRVCSGTQIQTLRFSFKKRATSEYSAERQLNDILFPRTHPKQQKMKQTHQNEC; this is encoded by the exons atgaTGATAATCGAGCCTCCCATCGCCGTCCGCTTCCACGCCGGAGCCGCCGCGCCACTTC ATAATAATCGTTCAATGTGGAGTGCTGATGATGTGAACGGTGTGCGTTATGTTGCGTCGGGCCGGCTCGCATGCAGCTGCGGTTTTGATGTGCCTCG GGTAAGAAGTAAAGTATACACAGGCACTCCATTCACAAGAAGAAACAAACTTGTAAAGAGTAGAATTAGGGCATCATCAGAGAATCTGGGCTCAGCTCAGGATCctataaagaaaaatgagaagtcATCCTATCATCCATTTGAAGAACTTGCAGTGTCGTCATCAGAGAATACTGAAGATGCAACACTTTCAGCTGCAGAAACAAGCAGAACAATTATTGAG GTTAACAGCAAAGCAACATTGATGTTCTCAAGTTTGATTAGTGATGAATttcatgaaaatattatttggcCAGATTTGCCTTATTTGACTGATGAGCATGGAA ATATATACTTTCAAGTGAAGAACGGTGAAGATGTTCTGCAGTCCCTAACaacagaaaataattttgtg CAAGTCATTGTTGGTATTAATTCCATGGAAATGATTTCCGAGATGGACTTATCTGGTCCTTCAGAAATTGACTTTGGGATCGAAGAAATTGATGAGGAAGATTCTGAGGGATTTGATGACAGtgatgaagaggatgaagatgaagatgaaaatgaaaatgaagattatgattcg GAATGGGTGGCTGCTTTCTCAGATGATGATGAGCAAGATGATGATGAAACACTTGCAGACTGGGCAAAATTGGAGACTATGCAATCTTCTCATCCAATGTACTTTGCCAAAAAGTTGGCCGAG attGCTTCCGATGATCCTGTTGATTGGATGGAGCAGCCTCCGGCTTGTGTGGCCATCCAAGGGGTTATAAGGGCTGCTTTTGTTGAAGAACATTCTACGATACAGAAGCACCTATCTGCTGGTCAATCCAGTGATACCGACATAAGTAAATCCATAGAAAGTAAAGGGGAAAATATTGGTGTGATTAATGGTCATGTGCTTAATTCAGGATCTTCTGGAGATGATGCATCACAGCAGGTTGAAAACAATGAGAATAGTATTGTCCCCATTAGTGAAGCTCCATTTTACAAATTGGAGATGATTAAAATTCAAGTGTTTTCTGCACAAGGGCAACCT ACTGTCCTTGAAGTAGAAGATTACATGAAAGCCCAACCTGATGTTATTGCACACTCTGCTTCCAAAATCATATCTCGTTTGAAAGCTGACGGAGAAAAAACCTTGCAAGCCCTTAAGTCCTTGTGTTGGAGATGCAAGGGTATTCAAGTGGAG GAAGCACAGCTTATCTGTGTAGACTCGCTCGGATTTGACGTAAGAGTTTGTTCTGGGACTCAGATTCAAACACTGAGGTTTTCATTCAAGAAAAGG GCCACATCAGAGTACAGTGCTGAGAGACAACTCAATGATATACTATTTCCAAGAACTCACCCCAAGCAGCAAAAAATGAAGCAAACACATcaaaatgaatgctaa